A window from Calditrichota bacterium encodes these proteins:
- a CDS encoding helix-turn-helix domain-containing protein, with amino-acid sequence MPDNKAKVIEALQKAGKPLRPADIVAATGLSKDEVGKLLKELKKEGKVTSPKACFYAPAGK; translated from the coding sequence ATGCCAGACAATAAGGCGAAGGTTATCGAGGCGCTGCAGAAGGCGGGCAAACCCCTGCGGCCGGCGGACATTGTCGCTGCCACAGGCCTGTCCAAGGACGAAGTCGGGAAGCTGCTGAAGGAGCTGAAGAAAGAAGGGAAGGTTACTTCGCCGAAGGCCTGCTTCTACGCACCGGCGGGCAAGTAG